In one window of Leptospira sp. WS92.C1 DNA:
- a CDS encoding DUF1577 domain-containing protein produces MAVGRSDSLQELITILETMFGETIIGTDINLVKHLFYYLKADDVEFPFDYDGDRFFAVVDEIEETSVTLRTPGAAQGLTLRAKISFEIMNILYQFEVVILEFLDGGIRIRIPSELQAASFRKNIRVAVDDLFMNYVILFRSLSGGGREIGRNIQVEQRFNNLMREIKKDNPDLRLINIMVSEYINTVSREYDIVFFSGNQKESFLESYLQKTDRPIFIPDTSLIINYIREQDDPEVHNYRDEYIRMVLENGQDYADKFFRELQKKEIREFLISYIILPIRLFNDVVGYIRVYTSAMDRYSITSSQVGYLIELSEIFSYSMTKIFIREDNYRHTKAATRVVDISINGLLFEIDEKRIFQYLKKHNIIKMFIPVSERILILRGEVVRYLSSGDGKFHLGVNFFDSNPDDMLILQKYIFTKTRRVLSE; encoded by the coding sequence ATGGCAGTCGGAAGATCGGACAGTTTACAGGAACTCATTACTATTCTCGAAACGATGTTTGGAGAAACGATCATTGGTACTGACATCAACCTGGTAAAACATCTCTTTTATTATCTCAAAGCAGATGACGTGGAGTTTCCATTTGATTACGACGGAGATCGATTTTTCGCAGTCGTTGATGAAATCGAAGAAACCAGTGTAACACTTAGAACTCCCGGTGCGGCGCAGGGGCTTACACTTCGAGCTAAGATCAGTTTTGAGATCATGAATATTCTATATCAATTTGAGGTCGTAATTCTCGAATTTTTGGATGGAGGAATTCGCATTCGAATACCGTCGGAACTCCAAGCTGCCTCTTTTCGAAAAAATATTCGTGTTGCAGTCGACGATTTATTTATGAATTACGTGATTCTTTTTCGATCCCTTTCCGGCGGTGGACGGGAAATCGGAAGGAATATTCAAGTGGAACAACGATTTAACAATTTGATGCGGGAAATTAAAAAAGACAATCCGGATCTGCGATTGATAAATATTATGGTTTCAGAATATATTAATACCGTTTCCAGGGAGTATGATATTGTATTCTTTTCCGGAAATCAAAAAGAATCGTTTTTAGAATCCTATCTGCAAAAAACGGATCGTCCTATCTTTATCCCTGATACTTCCTTGATTATCAATTATATTCGGGAACAGGACGATCCCGAGGTCCATAATTACCGTGACGAATACATCCGTATGGTTTTAGAAAACGGCCAGGATTATGCGGATAAATTTTTCCGGGAGTTACAAAAGAAAGAAATTCGCGAATTCTTAATTTCATATATCATTCTTCCGATTCGATTATTTAACGATGTTGTGGGATATATTCGAGTGTATACATCGGCAATGGATCGTTATTCTATCACTTCCTCGCAGGTTGGATATTTGATAGAGCTTTCCGAAATTTTCAGCTATTCGATGACCAAAATTTTCATTCGAGAGGATAATTATCGACACACAAAGGCCGCAACTCGTGTCGTTGATATTAGTATCAACGGACTTTTGTTCGAGATAGACGAAAAAAGGATTTTTCAATATTTAAAAAAACATAATATCATAAAAATGTTTATCCCCGTATCCGAGCGAATCTTAATTCTTAGAGGTGAGGTCGTTCGTTATCTCTCCTCCGGAGATGGAAAATTTCATTTAGGAGTGAATTTTTTCGATTCAAATCCGGATGATATGCTGATTCTTCAGAAATACATCTTCACGAAGACGCGCCGTGTTCTTTCAGAGTGA
- a CDS encoding enoyl-CoA hydratase/isomerase family protein: MGFIDQDTIDLGSGSKILILSLNNPESRNSMTREMGLEFKKIIDGLLEMSEKQKPRAVILTGKNGIFSAGGNFELLKSFSTKDFETNKKSMFEFYNLFLSVRKLDIPVICAANGHAIGAGFSLTLACDIRIFANEGKYQFNFVKLGIHPGMGSSYIVKELFGAHLANRLLFLAESLSGEDAFRMGLCNDSVPQKEVLGRATEFAIALSESAPLALSELKKNTYDRDKLEAALKKEAESQARNFISADFKETIKAIEQKRKPHFKGI; this comes from the coding sequence ATGGGATTTATAGATCAAGATACAATCGATCTCGGTTCGGGAAGCAAAATCCTGATTCTAAGTTTAAACAATCCTGAATCCAGAAACTCGATGACCCGGGAGATGGGTCTCGAATTTAAAAAGATCATCGATGGATTACTGGAAATGTCGGAAAAACAAAAACCGAGAGCGGTGATTCTAACGGGGAAAAACGGGATTTTCTCTGCGGGGGGAAACTTCGAATTACTAAAGTCTTTCTCAACAAAGGATTTTGAGACAAATAAGAAATCGATGTTTGAATTTTATAATTTATTCTTATCAGTCAGAAAGCTGGACATCCCTGTAATCTGCGCCGCAAATGGCCATGCAATCGGAGCCGGTTTCTCGCTCACTCTCGCATGCGATATAAGAATTTTTGCAAATGAAGGCAAATATCAGTTTAACTTTGTTAAATTAGGAATTCATCCTGGAATGGGATCCAGCTACATAGTCAAAGAACTCTTCGGAGCCCATTTGGCGAATCGACTTTTATTTTTAGCGGAATCTTTAAGTGGAGAAGACGCGTTTCGAATGGGTTTATGCAACGATTCCGTTCCACAAAAAGAGGTGTTGGGAAGAGCTACCGAGTTTGCAATTGCCTTATCAGAAAGCGCTCCATTAGCACTTTCTGAATTGAAGAAGAATACATACGATCGGGATAAGTTAGAAGCCGCACTCAAAAAAGAAGCGGAATCCCAAGCGAGAAACTTTATCTCCGCTGATTTTAAAGAAACCATCAAAGCAATCGAACAAAAAAGAAAACCTCACTTTAAAGGTATCTAA
- a CDS encoding putative glycoside hydrolase, which produces MSKNKLLTILIFFGTLPLFADFDLPFPKQNSKKKIPHQNVQNVLEIKVGSPIHFPKIENKNISKAEIQNTSVKSNETIDSKVKLDLSTTSEIVTAQNIENTTQIDQTQSVSNTIIPNFSRGIYISQRTLGKPKFFQELRLKAKLYGINLFVIDIQPKPPSKEELETLVTEGFYPVARVVNFDGGLLTEKPSEQRITAIHRSVRAACQSGFPEIQLDYIRYADNLQIKLSYEIRYKNISGIIQRIRNETLKCENLPYLGADIFGRIPFNQNDMIGQKVEIFAQVVDVLYPMLYPSHFYGMPNRIKDPYQTVYDGTLLTLKRSLKTTRVIPYIQGFNMAVGKSGLSLSNYIKAQIKASYEGGAHGFVVWNAWNDYESTFQALKDFDQEPKK; this is translated from the coding sequence GTGAGTAAAAACAAACTATTAACTATTCTTATTTTTTTTGGAACTCTTCCACTTTTTGCCGATTTTGATCTTCCTTTTCCTAAACAAAATTCGAAAAAAAAAATTCCTCACCAAAACGTGCAAAATGTTTTGGAAATTAAAGTCGGATCTCCAATTCATTTCCCCAAAATAGAGAACAAAAACATTTCAAAAGCTGAAATTCAAAACACCTCAGTAAAGTCTAATGAAACTATTGATTCAAAAGTGAAACTTGATTTAAGTACAACTTCTGAAATTGTAACTGCTCAGAATATAGAAAATACGACACAAATAGATCAAACGCAATCCGTTTCAAATACAATAATCCCTAACTTTTCGCGAGGGATCTATATTTCTCAAAGAACTCTAGGCAAACCAAAATTTTTTCAAGAACTCCGACTTAAAGCAAAATTATACGGTATAAATCTGTTTGTAATCGATATTCAACCGAAACCACCTTCTAAAGAAGAGTTAGAGACATTAGTTACGGAAGGTTTTTATCCTGTTGCTCGAGTGGTTAACTTTGACGGAGGGCTTCTGACAGAAAAGCCGTCGGAACAACGTATTACAGCGATTCATCGTTCTGTTCGAGCTGCGTGCCAGTCTGGTTTTCCTGAAATTCAATTGGACTACATTCGCTATGCTGATAATCTGCAAATCAAACTTTCTTATGAGATTCGGTATAAGAATATTTCAGGTATTATTCAAAGAATCAGAAATGAGACCCTCAAATGTGAGAATCTTCCATACCTTGGGGCAGATATTTTTGGTCGGATCCCCTTCAATCAAAACGATATGATCGGCCAGAAAGTGGAAATTTTTGCTCAAGTAGTGGACGTTCTTTACCCAATGTTGTATCCGTCACACTTTTATGGAATGCCAAATCGAATTAAAGATCCTTATCAAACCGTTTATGACGGAACTCTTCTCACTTTAAAACGTTCCCTAAAAACAACGAGGGTGATACCTTATATTCAAGGTTTTAATATGGCCGTAGGTAAATCAGGACTCTCACTTTCCAATTATATCAAAGCTCAAATTAAGGCTTCTTACGAAGGTGGTGCCCACGGATTTGTAGTTTGGAATGCCTGGAATGATTATGAATCTACCTTCCAGGCTTTAAAAGATTTTGATCAAGAACCAAAAAAGTAA
- a CDS encoding histone deacetylase, with protein sequence MATGFIFSEKFLYHNSDSRISHFENPDRLLACMNKLNKTSYFSSLVTPELKEISNEFLIQVHANDHLRKIEISSGKRGYFDSDTPFTEKSYTAAYCAANSGIVLADYLIDGKIKNGFSLLRPPGHHAGHNKIMGFCILNNIAISARYLQNHGFRKILIIDWDVHHGNGTQEIFYKDPDIFYLSIHQFPFYPMTGLPTEKGEGKGIGATLNIPMQANSGDNSYFTQFKELIIPSIERFNPDIILISAGFDAHKHDPLGGMEITTKGFEKITQMIMESAMSICDGKVLSFLEGGYDLTALAESVETHIAVLESFS encoded by the coding sequence ATGGCAACTGGTTTCATTTTTTCGGAAAAATTTCTTTACCACAATTCAGATTCACGAATTTCGCATTTCGAAAACCCTGACAGATTATTAGCATGTATGAATAAGCTTAACAAAACAAGCTACTTTTCATCACTTGTAACACCCGAATTAAAAGAAATTTCAAACGAATTTTTAATTCAAGTTCATGCTAATGATCATTTGCGAAAAATCGAAATCTCAAGTGGAAAAAGAGGTTATTTCGATTCCGATACACCATTTACAGAAAAATCTTATACAGCTGCCTATTGCGCGGCAAATTCAGGGATCGTTTTAGCAGATTATCTAATCGATGGAAAAATTAAAAACGGATTTTCCCTCCTCAGACCGCCCGGTCATCATGCTGGACATAATAAAATTATGGGATTTTGTATTCTTAATAATATTGCGATATCAGCACGATATCTTCAAAATCACGGATTTCGTAAAATTCTTATAATCGATTGGGATGTTCATCACGGAAATGGTACCCAGGAAATATTCTACAAAGATCCGGATATTTTTTATCTTTCGATTCATCAATTTCCTTTTTATCCAATGACTGGACTTCCGACTGAGAAAGGGGAAGGAAAAGGTATCGGAGCGACTTTGAATATTCCTATGCAGGCAAATTCTGGTGATAATTCTTACTTCACCCAATTTAAAGAACTGATTATCCCATCCATTGAACGTTTTAATCCGGATATTATTCTCATTTCTGCCGGCTTTGATGCTCACAAACATGATCCACTGGGAGGCATGGAAATCACTACAAAAGGATTCGAAAAAATTACACAAATGATCATGGAAAGCGCGATGTCGATTTGTGATGGTAAAGTCTTATCATTTTTAGAAGGGGGTTACGACTTAACCGCCTTAGCTGAATCGGTAGAAACACATATAGCAGTTTTGGAATCATTTTCTTAA
- a CDS encoding DUF1564 family protein, which yields MQKFDNYFTSYKGKSRINLNPSDLLIPVHLEKFFLKRIRKHKTLKNYFHILIVRFRSKKQFSKFPDTAFKKTLYQSKNQKLIRYSFRPDHQDWYEAKCIGFYFGISVCHFFSRLVGLDREEDSGVFNFRNEFLEFRKPKTSGYLYFSLKIISEQKMIFKSLFQEKNFELNSA from the coding sequence ATGCAAAAATTCGATAATTACTTTACATCATATAAAGGAAAGTCTAGGATTAATTTAAACCCTTCAGATCTATTAATTCCAGTGCATTTAGAAAAATTCTTTTTAAAACGAATTAGAAAACATAAAACTTTAAAAAACTATTTTCATATTCTAATTGTTAGATTTAGGTCTAAAAAACAATTCTCAAAATTTCCCGACACTGCTTTCAAGAAGACCCTTTACCAATCGAAAAATCAAAAACTAATTCGATATTCATTTCGTCCTGACCATCAAGACTGGTATGAAGCCAAATGCATTGGATTCTATTTCGGCATTTCAGTTTGTCACTTTTTTTCGCGTCTTGTAGGTTTGGATAGAGAAGAAGATTCAGGCGTTTTTAATTTTCGAAATGAATTTTTAGAATTCAGAAAGCCTAAGACAAGCGGTTACCTTTATTTTTCCTTAAAAATCATCTCGGAACAAAAGATGATTTTTAAAAGTCTATTTCAGGAGAAGAATTTTGAATTAAATTCAGCATAA
- a CDS encoding 6-bladed beta-propeller translates to MHFNRFLIFPIFLFAALSLNSDGLPNFSIQEKEARTHFSRGFSYFNNSQYSSSRESFLKSLSIKSDFTLARLFLSHSYYLSGDWPESMSELEQVEVNTGLNQIQRARLDALRINLAGGSQDAAVRYYSALFGDELRRFRFRNPSDVAIDDDGFLYILSFDTANIVKFDPNGNPVDNFKGSFGRNLSGPLFFSLRGYSIFASDFKADKIFEFNTRGEYQNRFGKSGKGKGEFHGPTGIFLTKDGYLYVSDSGNNRIQKLKTDGTFLQEIGVGTLRNPSGLKVNSQGEIYVADRGNARIAVFDSEGNFLREISNPNILSAPRNLTIRKNELYIADEKSGLVIYNTLNHTWRLLDSFRDSKNVVRKLNQPFSSAFDYTGSQYIADFNRHRIEIFSPSNQLSSNLDVVVEKILNREYPDVSVFLRVRDRAGRDLKAIPRNAFRVYEYGNLSPLIGLADMQQFNNRISLSLVYENTPEVRGAYSIFEKSLRPLLTSLRQYDGVEVIRSGADIIKASDFGYSMHEIFRILRTSSSDSSSKTGKAIYRGISDQLERLGPRAVLVLVSGNSYQDSFTQISPEKIIRYSKAHAVPIYFLSLSNSGPTIETYKTIASSTGGKFIVIPGDEQEKTIYNSILSHKDRRYIVSFKSRVDANKSDFYIPLVIEANFRNTSGKTEAGFFTK, encoded by the coding sequence ATGCATTTTAATCGTTTTCTTATTTTTCCAATCTTCTTATTTGCAGCCCTTTCGTTGAATTCCGACGGGCTCCCCAATTTTTCAATCCAGGAAAAAGAAGCAAGAACACATTTTTCAAGAGGATTCTCCTACTTTAACAACTCTCAGTATTCTTCTTCACGGGAAAGCTTCCTAAAGTCACTGTCAATTAAGAGTGATTTTACATTAGCACGCTTATTTCTTTCTCATTCATATTACCTTTCTGGAGACTGGCCGGAAAGCATGTCGGAATTAGAACAGGTTGAAGTGAATACAGGGTTAAATCAGATACAAAGAGCAAGATTAGATGCCCTTAGAATTAATCTTGCAGGCGGAAGCCAAGACGCTGCAGTTCGATATTATTCTGCGCTTTTCGGCGACGAGCTCCGACGTTTTCGTTTCCGAAATCCATCAGATGTTGCAATCGACGATGACGGATTCCTCTATATCCTCTCTTTTGACACCGCAAATATAGTGAAATTCGACCCAAATGGAAACCCGGTTGATAACTTCAAAGGATCCTTTGGTCGGAATTTGTCGGGTCCCCTCTTCTTTTCACTTCGTGGTTACTCAATCTTTGCCTCCGATTTTAAAGCGGACAAGATTTTCGAATTCAATACCCGAGGAGAATATCAAAATCGCTTTGGCAAATCCGGAAAAGGCAAAGGGGAGTTCCACGGACCTACAGGGATTTTTCTTACCAAGGACGGATATCTATATGTTTCAGACTCCGGCAACAACCGTATTCAAAAGCTAAAGACAGACGGCACCTTTCTTCAAGAGATCGGAGTCGGAACTCTTCGAAATCCATCCGGATTAAAAGTAAACTCGCAAGGTGAAATCTATGTAGCTGACAGGGGAAATGCTCGAATTGCAGTTTTTGATTCCGAAGGAAATTTTCTCAGAGAAATCAGTAATCCGAATATTCTCTCCGCTCCTCGTAATCTAACGATCCGAAAAAACGAACTCTACATAGCCGATGAGAAATCAGGACTTGTTATTTACAATACCTTGAATCATACCTGGCGATTGTTGGATTCGTTTCGTGATTCAAAAAACGTAGTCCGTAAATTAAACCAACCTTTTTCATCAGCATTTGATTATACCGGTTCACAATATATCGCCGACTTCAATCGACATCGAATCGAAATTTTCAGTCCTTCCAATCAGCTTTCTTCAAACCTCGATGTAGTCGTGGAAAAAATACTCAACCGAGAATATCCTGATGTATCAGTTTTCTTACGAGTTAGAGACAGAGCCGGACGAGATTTAAAAGCGATCCCCAGAAATGCCTTTAGGGTTTATGAATATGGGAATTTATCTCCATTGATTGGCCTCGCTGACATGCAGCAATTTAACAATAGAATTTCTTTATCTCTCGTATATGAAAATACCCCCGAAGTAAGAGGTGCTTATTCTATTTTTGAAAAATCTTTACGGCCATTGCTGACTTCCTTAAGGCAATATGACGGCGTTGAGGTTATCCGTTCGGGAGCGGATATCATCAAAGCATCCGATTTCGGATATTCTATGCATGAGATTTTTAGAATATTACGAACTTCCTCAAGCGATTCAAGCTCTAAAACGGGTAAAGCGATTTATCGAGGAATTTCTGATCAATTAGAACGCCTCGGACCGAGAGCGGTATTAGTATTGGTTTCAGGAAATTCTTATCAGGATTCTTTCACTCAAATTTCTCCTGAGAAAATTATACGCTACTCGAAAGCACATGCAGTTCCAATTTACTTTTTATCCTTATCTAATTCCGGTCCGACGATCGAAACCTATAAAACAATCGCGTCTTCAACCGGAGGAAAATTCATCGTAATTCCTGGCGATGAACAGGAGAAAACAATCTATAACTCGATTCTCTCCCATAAAGATAGACGTTATATAGTTTCCTTTAAGAGTAGAGTAGACGCGAATAAAAGTGATTTTTATATTCCTCTTGTAATCGAGGCGAACTTTCGCAATACTTCCGGCAAAACGGAAGCGGGATTTTTTACAAAATGA
- a CDS encoding tetratricopeptide repeat protein — protein MNFFTSQKIFFFILILLLFLKPVISQDTIRKIQDGESFLKDRNYTSAYQSFSEASRSNPMSIRSLLGLAESAKHLHKYSESLEAYNKALILEPDNKNALKGAALEYVRRKEYQNSLNLLKISLDSDPFDPVLAPVQIQILLEMGNYESALKKLESSRAKLQNSREVQILEAKVNGKTGNFSKAYHLWNSVLSSASDDPDLFFHLASLLIDWSEKSSGLEKKIRLDTASEKLERAISLYPDFEEAIEILTKIRIWQGDFSSAVLLSRKLVSLYPQNPSYLYLKAFAEEKETNKDLSHKDSLKNDLIEILKLDDLDSVSRQKAESVALTHFQENHSFRRKLGEYRMQRYRSSKNSLLFEIASHHLASARELIPGQPEVQFQTLAAYKRMGFFPRYLNLLLFLRKKYPENEKYQYEIENLLNSMKQSIGYKEGLVEITGDNLLENYGRTPPVLLQFDLKDQSFLGTYPDLAFLVSSTVRKILSLSPSISLSDVLESARNNPSINNVTPENYTGLLPYSESTFLKIKDSSKNGVKPRFIIYGSLKYENHSLNIDWTIKDSKHEKILTTFRVFSKGRDFIPEAATRSASKILAAIPPSGSVLKVKDEDILINAGTLDGLKKGSKIQIYNTSGKSGEATIVETDYFLSRAVPENGINGLKTISEGDRVIWKR, from the coding sequence ATGAATTTCTTTACGTCTCAAAAAATCTTTTTTTTCATTCTTATCCTTCTCTTATTTCTAAAGCCGGTTATTTCACAGGATACGATTCGAAAAATTCAAGATGGAGAATCGTTTTTAAAAGATCGAAACTATACCTCCGCATATCAATCGTTTTCAGAAGCTTCCAGATCCAATCCTATGTCGATCCGTTCTCTTTTGGGATTGGCCGAATCAGCAAAACACCTTCATAAATATTCAGAGTCCCTAGAGGCCTACAACAAGGCTCTCATATTAGAACCTGATAACAAAAACGCTCTCAAAGGCGCCGCACTAGAATATGTAAGAAGAAAAGAATATCAAAATTCCTTAAATCTCTTAAAAATTTCTTTGGACTCCGACCCTTTCGATCCGGTCTTAGCACCTGTTCAGATTCAGATTTTATTAGAAATGGGTAATTACGAATCCGCTCTTAAAAAATTGGAATCGTCTCGTGCGAAACTTCAGAATTCAAGGGAAGTTCAAATCCTGGAAGCAAAAGTAAACGGTAAAACCGGTAATTTTTCGAAAGCCTATCATCTCTGGAATTCTGTTCTTTCTTCCGCTTCGGACGACCCTGATCTGTTTTTTCATTTAGCATCTTTATTGATCGATTGGTCTGAGAAGAGTTCCGGTTTGGAAAAAAAAATCAGACTGGATACTGCATCCGAAAAACTGGAAAGAGCAATTTCTCTTTATCCTGATTTTGAAGAAGCCATTGAAATCCTTACAAAAATTAGAATTTGGCAGGGAGATTTTTCTTCTGCAGTTTTACTTTCCAGAAAACTCGTTTCTCTTTATCCGCAAAATCCTTCGTATCTTTATCTAAAAGCGTTTGCGGAAGAAAAGGAAACAAACAAAGATTTATCACACAAGGATTCTCTAAAGAATGATTTGATTGAAATTTTAAAGTTAGACGATTTAGATTCCGTTTCAAGACAAAAAGCCGAATCGGTAGCGTTGACTCACTTTCAAGAAAATCATTCTTTCCGAAGAAAATTGGGAGAATATAGAATGCAACGTTATCGTTCCTCTAAAAATTCCCTTTTATTCGAAATAGCTTCCCATCATCTCGCTTCCGCAAGAGAACTGATACCAGGACAACCTGAGGTTCAATTTCAAACTCTTGCAGCATACAAAAGAATGGGATTTTTCCCCCGCTATCTTAATCTGCTGCTTTTTCTGAGAAAAAAATATCCAGAGAATGAAAAGTATCAGTATGAAATCGAAAACCTCCTAAACTCGATGAAACAATCGATCGGATACAAAGAAGGTTTGGTCGAAATTACCGGAGACAATCTTCTCGAAAACTACGGTAGAACTCCTCCCGTTCTTTTGCAATTTGATCTGAAAGATCAATCCTTTTTAGGAACCTATCCCGATCTTGCCTTTTTAGTTTCTTCCACAGTCCGGAAGATATTATCACTCAGCCCAAGCATTTCACTTTCAGATGTTTTGGAATCCGCCAGAAACAATCCCTCGATAAACAACGTCACACCGGAAAATTATACGGGACTTCTCCCTTATTCGGAATCTACATTTCTCAAAATTAAGGATTCCTCCAAGAACGGCGTCAAACCGAGATTTATAATTTACGGTTCTTTAAAGTATGAAAACCATTCTTTAAATATCGATTGGACGATTAAGGATTCGAAACACGAAAAAATCCTAACTACTTTTCGTGTTTTTTCAAAAGGAAGAGATTTTATTCCCGAAGCGGCTACAAGATCCGCATCCAAAATTCTTGCGGCGATTCCACCTTCCGGATCGGTTTTAAAAGTAAAGGACGAGGATATACTCATCAATGCGGGAACTCTGGACGGCTTAAAAAAAGGAAGTAAGATTCAAATCTATAATACTTCCGGAAAGTCGGGAGAGGCAACGATCGTGGAAACCGATTATTTTCTTTCTCGCGCAGTTCCGGAAAACGGAATCAACGGATTAAAAACAATTTCCGAAGGCGATCGGGTGATCTGGAAACGTTAG
- a CDS encoding methylglyoxal synthase → MKEVQVPATKSIALVAHDNRKNDLVEWVKTHRETLSRHHLFGTGTTGKLINEKAELPVYRFLSGPLGGDQQIGAKIAEGDLDIVIFFWDPLTAQPHDPDVKALLRIAVLYNIPMACNRSTADYMISSPQFTTSYKKILIDYDTKIKKS, encoded by the coding sequence ATGAAAGAAGTTCAAGTTCCCGCCACAAAAAGCATCGCTTTGGTTGCTCACGATAACAGAAAGAATGATTTGGTTGAATGGGTAAAAACACATAGAGAAACATTATCCAGACATCATCTATTCGGTACCGGAACAACCGGAAAATTGATCAACGAAAAAGCGGAGCTTCCAGTTTATAGATTTTTATCGGGACCTCTCGGCGGGGATCAACAGATCGGTGCAAAGATTGCGGAAGGGGATTTGGACATAGTGATTTTTTTCTGGGATCCTCTGACCGCGCAACCCCACGATCCGGATGTAAAGGCTCTTTTAAGGATTGCGGTGCTTTATAATATTCCGATGGCTTGCAATCGATCTACAGCGGACTATATGATCAGTTCTCCGCAATTTACTACTTCTTATAAAAAAATTCTCATCGACTATGATACAAAAATCAAAAAGAGCTGA